A single window of Bradyrhizobium elkanii USDA 76 DNA harbors:
- the nodU gene encoding nodulation protein NodU produces the protein MRICGIKLTHDGAVALVEDGRLVFCVEEEKRGNNPRYQKIDNLDAIVVALAEYGLDARDVDEFVVDGWIGREESRLEIISGTAPITLKGAPYLERHADHPLTSCDAFGLMLDGRAFPYKSYPHVTGHMASAYCTSPFAKTGEPAFCLVWDGAMFPRLYHIERGGAQFLEYLFPMIGHAYPAASQHFGPYMRANRGGWGDRAIAGKIMAYIALGSADKDIVEVFREEYEKRFGDHAELAHCVDVNGMESAISAVHDFFEASALRFKAKPPEDVLASFHCFVERLLVREIENALQRHSFVAGPRNLCIVGGCGLNIKWNSALRATGLFKAVWVPPFPNDSGSAVGAACSALAAHNGFFGPLEWSVYSGPALKRGDVPRGWKAAPCSLRELAIILAADKPVVFLAGRAELGPRALGGRSILAAATSAGMKDYLNDLKLREHFRPVAPICLEDRAPDIFSPGTPDPYMLFDHETRVDWRNKIPAVVHLDGSARLQTIPRTSQHAVAELLVEYERLTGIPLLCNTSANLHGRGFFPDTAAACQWGRVEHIWCEGLLWTNVKAKPK, from the coding sequence ATGCGCATCTGCGGTATAAAGCTGACTCATGACGGGGCAGTCGCTCTAGTCGAGGATGGACGGCTTGTCTTTTGCGTTGAAGAGGAAAAACGGGGCAATAATCCTCGGTATCAAAAAATCGATAACCTCGATGCAATTGTCGTTGCTCTGGCGGAGTATGGCCTCGATGCGCGAGACGTCGATGAGTTCGTCGTCGACGGCTGGATCGGGCGAGAAGAGTCGCGGTTGGAGATCATCAGCGGTACGGCGCCCATCACGCTCAAAGGGGCGCCATATCTCGAACGCCATGCTGACCACCCCCTCACCTCGTGCGACGCCTTTGGCCTGATGCTTGACGGCAGGGCCTTCCCTTACAAGAGCTATCCGCATGTCACGGGACATATGGCCTCCGCATACTGCACCAGCCCCTTTGCCAAAACAGGCGAACCGGCATTCTGTCTGGTTTGGGACGGCGCCATGTTTCCACGGCTCTATCATATTGAGCGCGGCGGAGCCCAGTTCCTCGAATACCTATTCCCGATGATTGGGCATGCCTATCCTGCGGCGAGCCAGCACTTTGGGCCGTATATGAGGGCAAATCGCGGTGGTTGGGGCGACCGGGCAATTGCGGGCAAGATAATGGCCTACATTGCGCTTGGGTCGGCGGACAAAGACATTGTGGAGGTGTTTCGGGAGGAATACGAGAAGCGCTTTGGCGACCATGCGGAGCTTGCTCACTGTGTGGATGTCAACGGTATGGAATCGGCGATTTCCGCTGTGCATGATTTCTTCGAGGCCAGCGCGTTGCGGTTCAAAGCCAAACCACCAGAAGATGTGCTTGCATCGTTTCATTGCTTCGTCGAGCGTCTGCTCGTGCGAGAAATCGAGAATGCTCTGCAGCGGCATTCGTTCGTTGCGGGACCACGGAATTTGTGCATAGTCGGCGGTTGTGGTCTGAACATCAAGTGGAACAGTGCACTGCGTGCAACAGGCTTGTTCAAGGCCGTCTGGGTGCCCCCGTTTCCCAATGACAGTGGCTCAGCAGTCGGCGCCGCTTGTTCCGCGTTGGCAGCGCACAATGGCTTCTTCGGACCGTTGGAGTGGTCCGTCTACAGCGGCCCCGCGCTGAAACGGGGTGATGTGCCGCGCGGGTGGAAAGCGGCGCCGTGCAGCTTGCGCGAATTGGCAATCATTCTCGCGGCTGACAAGCCCGTGGTCTTCCTTGCCGGACGTGCCGAGTTGGGACCACGGGCGTTGGGTGGCAGAAGCATTCTCGCAGCGGCGACCTCGGCGGGAATGAAGGACTATCTCAACGACCTCAAGCTTCGAGAACACTTCCGGCCGGTGGCTCCTATATGTTTGGAGGACCGTGCGCCGGACATTTTCAGTCCTGGAACGCCCGACCCTTACATGCTTTTCGATCACGAGACGCGGGTTGATTGGCGTAACAAAATTCCTGCTGTTGTTCACCTCGACGGGTCTGCGCGATTGCAGACGATTCCCAGAACCTCTCAGCATGCAGTGGCTGAGCTTCTCGTCGAATATGAAAGGCTCACGGGCATCCCGCTGCTTTGCAATACAAGCGCCAACCTCCATGGAAGGGGGTTTTTTCCGGATACCGCAGCGGCGTGCCAGTGGGGACGCGTCGAACACATATGGTGCGAGGGTCTGCTGTGGACCAACGTCAAAGCGAAACCAAAATGA
- a CDS encoding IS5 family transposase, translated as MSKPRDDRQKDLLLPALDQILDMGHPLVRLAALIDWKFLDDRFGSVCQAGPGQPGLPTRLVAGLFILKHMHNLSDEALCARWIENPYYQYFCGELSFCHRLPFDRSSMTRWRQRLGEEQLVALIQESLSVAHKTGAIGPKDLERVVVDTTVQPKAVAHPTDARLMHRAIIKLVGLAKRNRVPLRQSYLRLAKRAAIMVGRYTHAHQFKRARRQLKFLRTRLGRIIRDIRRKIDGDAVLEARFGPLLGLAQQVRSQDQHQRGPKVYALHAPEVECIGKGKARAPYEFGCKISIATPVTSPKGGQFVLHAKALHGNPFDGHTLGPVIADMEKLTGVEARRIHVDKGYRGHNHPHRFRVWISGQVRRVTASIRREIKRRAAVEPVIGHIKAEHRMDRNYLKGRLGDRINAVLAAAGYNFGLLLRWLAELLRVIIRALAETVLPQKIA; from the coding sequence ATGAGCAAACCGCGGGACGATCGCCAGAAGGACCTGTTGCTTCCGGCGCTTGATCAAATCCTCGACATGGGCCACCCGCTGGTGCGGTTGGCGGCGCTGATCGACTGGAAGTTTCTGGATGACCGCTTTGGTTCGGTGTGCCAGGCCGGTCCGGGGCAGCCAGGCCTGCCGACGCGGCTTGTCGCCGGCCTGTTCATCCTGAAGCACATGCACAATCTGTCAGATGAGGCGCTGTGCGCCCGGTGGATTGAGAATCCCTACTACCAATACTTCTGTGGCGAGTTGAGCTTCTGCCACCGTTTGCCGTTCGATCGATCGTCGATGACACGCTGGCGCCAGCGGCTCGGCGAGGAGCAACTCGTCGCGCTCATCCAGGAAAGTCTGTCGGTGGCGCACAAGACTGGCGCCATCGGCCCTAAGGACCTGGAGCGGGTGGTGGTCGATACCACGGTGCAGCCCAAGGCAGTTGCGCACCCGACCGACGCGCGGCTGATGCATCGGGCCATCATCAAGCTCGTCGGGCTCGCCAAGCGCAACCGTGTGCCGCTGCGCCAGAGCTATCTGCGCCTGGCCAAGCGCGCCGCCATCATGGTCGGCCGCTATACCCACGCCCACCAGTTCAAACGCGCCCGGCGCCAGCTCAAGTTCCTGCGGACACGGCTTGGCCGGATCATCCGCGACATCCGCCGCAAGATTGATGGCGATGCGGTGCTGGAAGCTCGCTTCGGCCCGCTGCTCGGTTTAGCGCAGCAGGTGCGCAGCCAGGATCAGCATCAGCGCGGCCCCAAGGTCTATGCATTACATGCGCCGGAGGTCGAGTGCATCGGCAAAGGCAAAGCCCGCGCGCCTTACGAGTTCGGCTGCAAGATCAGTATCGCCACCCCCGTGACGTCTCCGAAGGGCGGACAGTTCGTGCTCCATGCCAAAGCGCTGCACGGCAATCCCTTCGACGGCCACACGCTCGGCCCCGTGATCGCCGACATGGAGAAGCTGACCGGCGTGGAGGCTCGTCGCATCCACGTCGACAAAGGGTACCGCGGTCACAACCACCCGCATCGGTTCAGGGTCTGGATCTCTGGTCAGGTTCGTCGCGTCACGGCTTCCATCCGTCGCGAGATAAAGCGTCGCGCGGCTGTCGAGCCCGTCATCGGCCACATCAAGGCCGAGCACCGCATGGATCGAAACTATCTCAAGGGACGCCTCGGCGACCGCATCAACGCCGTCCTCGCCGCTGCCGGCTACAACTTCGGCCTGCTCCTACGATGGCTCGCAGAGCTTTTGCGCGTCATCATCCGGGCGTTGGCTGAAACCGTCCTGCCACAAAAGATCGCTTAA
- a CDS encoding HAD-IA family hydrolase, with protein sequence MSKASDIQAIIFDLSEVLLHGLLGLHERLGRSVGVSSSRLELQIPELKALFEGRISEQDYWSALIDKHCWTISSEELHNLVREGFREIPGTRSIIHELRRSGYRIGLLSVHAREWISYCEEKFSFRELFDEISYSFETDTCKPAPQSFVMILERLRCRPQEALFIDDMPANLDAASMIGMHTLQFFSAARLRRDLHLFGIALPSARTRHD encoded by the coding sequence TTGTCGAAAGCGTCGGATATCCAGGCAATCATATTTGATCTTTCAGAGGTTCTCTTGCACGGCCTGCTCGGACTTCATGAGCGGCTCGGCAGGAGTGTCGGCGTGTCTTCGAGCAGGCTCGAATTGCAGATTCCTGAACTTAAAGCCCTTTTCGAAGGACGCATCAGCGAGCAAGACTATTGGTCGGCGCTAATTGATAAGCACTGCTGGACCATAAGCTCAGAGGAGCTTCACAACCTCGTACGTGAGGGTTTTCGGGAAATCCCCGGCACACGATCGATAATTCATGAGCTTCGACGATCCGGCTATCGGATAGGCTTGCTATCCGTTCATGCCCGGGAATGGATCAGCTATTGCGAAGAGAAATTCTCATTTCGAGAGCTGTTTGACGAGATCAGCTACTCGTTCGAAACTGACACATGCAAGCCCGCCCCCCAGTCTTTTGTCATGATCCTTGAACGGCTGAGATGTCGGCCTCAGGAGGCTCTTTTCATTGACGATATGCCGGCAAATCTCGATGCAGCCTCTATGATTGGAATGCACACCCTTCAATTTTTTTCAGCTGCGCGGCTGCGGCGTGACCTGCACTTATTCGGGATAGCGCTCCCGTCCGCGAGAACTCGCCATGACTAA
- a CDS encoding YybH family protein — MKLAQTSALIICLLGAPGVSLAADAKEDVEKAYAAWDAAFNKQDEKAIGATYVATAKLMPPTHQVASGPAEIEEFFAGLFANGVTGHKLEMIDAGGDDKIVFGTAKWSATGKDKEGKPSPFSGLATHVFERQADGSLKLRLQTFN; from the coding sequence ATGAAGTTGGCTCAAACATCAGCACTAATCATTTGTCTGCTCGGCGCGCCGGGAGTTTCGTTGGCCGCGGACGCCAAAGAGGACGTGGAGAAGGCTTACGCCGCTTGGGATGCCGCATTCAACAAGCAGGACGAGAAAGCCATCGGCGCCACCTATGTCGCAACGGCAAAATTGATGCCGCCAACACATCAGGTGGCGTCGGGTCCGGCCGAGATCGAGGAGTTCTTTGCCGGACTCTTTGCCAACGGTGTGACGGGTCATAAGTTGGAGATGATCGACGCCGGCGGAGACGACAAAATTGTGTTCGGCACAGCCAAGTGGAGCGCTACGGGTAAGGACAAGGAGGGCAAGCCGTCTCCCTTCAGTGGTTTAGCGACGCACGTCTTCGAACGCCAAGCCGACGGATCGCTCAAATTGAGGCTGCAAACATTCAACTAA
- a CDS encoding class I SAM-dependent methyltransferase, producing the protein MTKLDDIRHLVEQENLFWSAQFQKEAARDKKNPVNFSSDWWRLYYREITDHIGHILKLRSDPYVLEAGSGSGKASLLLSSNMRRVLLDISPSALRFAKYLAERFGCQNVDFIQGDLFKLPFEERSFDLTWNIGVLEHYHPEAALQILKEMSRVTVDGGYLAVGVPNFGAFAIQKARTLRSPILHFVPGYRLGTERPYTPPQLIELIEGACHLEGRSVKSTEIVNFGNPLPMGSPAWLLRSLGPAAERRWPHRKFLIVAISRL; encoded by the coding sequence ATGACTAAACTCGATGACATCAGACATCTCGTTGAGCAGGAGAATTTATTCTGGAGTGCTCAGTTTCAAAAGGAGGCTGCAAGGGATAAAAAGAACCCAGTCAACTTCTCATCAGATTGGTGGCGGCTCTATTATAGGGAGATAACAGACCACATAGGGCACATTCTCAAACTTCGATCCGATCCCTATGTCTTGGAGGCGGGAAGTGGATCTGGAAAAGCGTCTCTACTGTTATCATCGAATATGAGGCGAGTGTTGCTAGATATATCGCCGAGCGCTCTGCGATTCGCAAAATATCTCGCCGAGCGGTTTGGATGCCAAAATGTTGATTTCATTCAAGGCGACTTATTCAAGCTCCCTTTTGAGGAGCGGTCATTCGACCTCACATGGAATATTGGTGTACTAGAGCACTATCACCCTGAAGCAGCCCTGCAGATCTTGAAGGAAATGTCCCGAGTTACAGTTGATGGTGGCTATCTCGCCGTCGGAGTGCCGAACTTCGGAGCCTTTGCGATCCAAAAAGCTCGTACGCTGCGATCTCCTATTCTGCACTTCGTTCCTGGCTATCGATTGGGCACCGAGAGACCCTATACGCCGCCGCAACTAATCGAGCTTATTGAAGGGGCATGTCATCTTGAGGGACGCTCCGTTAAGAGCACAGAGATTGTCAATTTTGGAAATCCGCTGCCGATGGGATCACCTGCTTGGCTGCTGAGATCGCTCGGACCTGCGGCGGAGCGGCGATGGCCCCATCGGAAGTTTCTCATCGTAGCCATTTCGAGACTATAG
- a CDS encoding IS3-like element ISRj2 family transposase (programmed frameshift) encodes MTKKSRRTHSPAFKAKVALAAVKGDKTLAELAQLFDVHPNQITIWKNQLLEGAAGVFGHDKTSAETPVDLKALHAKIGELALENGFFVRRAHQGGPAERKAMIDRGHDLSIVRQAKVLKLARSTVYYEPRPVSAEDLALMRRLDELHLDYPFAGARMLRSLLRREGVYAGRRHIATLMKRMGIEAVYRRPNTSKPAPGHKIYPYLLRGLKIERPDHAWAMDITYIPMRRGFVYLAAVVDVFSRRVLAHRVSITMEAAFCVEAVQEALAKHGRPAIFNTDQGSQFTSLEFTDVLLDAKIAISMDGKGAWRDNVFVERLWRTVKYEEVYLRAYDSVSEARASIAKYLAFYNQGRPHSSLDGRTPDEAYFGTQAMVMAA; translated from the exons ATGACGAAGAAGAGCCGCCGGACGCATTCTCCGGCATTCAAGGCGAAGGTTGCTTTGGCTGCGGTCAAAGGAGACAAGACACTGGCGGAGCTGGCGCAACTGTTTGATGTTCATCCGAACCAGATCACGATCTGGAAAAACCAGCTCCTGGAAGGCGCCGCCGGCGTGTTTGGGCATGACAAGACATCGGCCGAGACGCCGGTCGATTTGAAGGCGTTACATGCCAAGATCGGCGAGCTGGCGTTGGAAAACG GATTTTTTGTCCGGCGCGCTCACCAAGGCGGGCCTGCTGAGCGCAAAGCGATGATCGACCGCGGTCATGATCTTTCTATCGTGCGCCAGGCGAAGGTCCTGAAGCTGGCTCGCAGCACGGTCTACTATGAACCTCGGCCAGTTTCGGCCGAGGACCTTGCCTTGATGCGTCGGCTCGATGAGCTGCATCTCGATTATCCCTTCGCGGGAGCGCGTATGCTGCGATCGTTGCTGCGGCGGGAGGGGGTATACGCCGGTCGCCGCCACATCGCGACGCTGATGAAGCGCATGGGGATCGAGGCGGTCTATCGTCGCCCGAACACGAGCAAGCCGGCTCCGGGTCACAAGATCTACCCGTACCTGTTGCGCGGATTGAAGATCGAGCGGCCCGACCATGCGTGGGCAATGGACATCACCTACATTCCGATGCGGCGTGGCTTCGTCTATCTCGCGGCGGTCGTCGATGTGTTCAGCCGACGGGTCCTGGCCCATCGCGTCTCGATCACAATGGAGGCGGCCTTCTGCGTCGAAGCGGTCCAGGAGGCGTTGGCGAAGCACGGCAGGCCCGCGATTTTCAACACGGACCAGGGCAGCCAGTTCACCAGCCTCGAGTTCACCGATGTGCTGCTGGACGCGAAGATCGCCATCAGCATGGACGGCAAGGGCGCCTGGCGCGACAACGTGTTTGTCGAGCGGCTCTGGCGCACGGTCAAATACGAAGAAGTTTATCTCCGCGCCTACGACAGCGTGTCCGAGGCGCGAGCGTCAATTGCCAAGTATCTGGCCTTCTACAATCAGGGACGCCCTCACTCGAGCCTTGACGGGCGCACGCCCGACGAGGCTTACTTCGGCACGCAAGCTATGGTGATGGCCGCATGA
- a CDS encoding S66 family peptidase, giving the protein MSASHATYPPRLVQGAHLRVVAPSRSLSFITPSVRDRATQFLKSHGMHVSFGRHAAEMDSFQSTSVAARVSDLHEAFLDDSVTVILSAIGGYNSNQLLRHINFTLIERHPKIICGFSDTTTLTNSILAQAGLVTYSGPHFSTWGMKYGLEFSAENFLTCCMGSEPFELLASPEWSDDDWYIDQENRKWLPNEGYWVLNPGVAHGRLVGGHCRSLNALQGSDYWPSLLGSIVCLEETADITPRHFDRQLQSLILQPDFEGVRGVLIGRFQAASGMSRSILKRIVANKAELKGIPVVANLGFGHTSPIVTLPIGGEARIIAEDDTPRIWIDKH; this is encoded by the coding sequence ATGAGCGCATCCCATGCAACGTATCCGCCCCGCCTTGTTCAAGGCGCGCATTTACGCGTTGTAGCGCCGTCACGCAGTCTGAGCTTTATCACTCCGAGCGTCAGAGACAGGGCGACGCAATTCCTAAAATCACACGGAATGCACGTCAGTTTTGGACGGCACGCGGCCGAAATGGATAGCTTTCAGTCAACATCGGTCGCCGCTCGAGTCAGCGACCTTCATGAAGCGTTTCTTGATGACTCTGTAACGGTTATCCTGAGCGCCATTGGCGGATACAATAGCAATCAACTCCTACGCCATATCAATTTCACATTAATCGAAAGACATCCAAAGATCATATGCGGATTTTCCGACACAACGACTCTTACGAATTCAATTCTCGCGCAAGCAGGCCTAGTGACGTATTCCGGACCGCACTTCTCAACGTGGGGCATGAAATACGGACTTGAGTTTAGCGCAGAGAATTTCCTGACGTGCTGCATGGGGAGTGAGCCGTTTGAGCTGCTCGCCTCTCCCGAATGGAGCGACGACGACTGGTACATTGATCAGGAGAATCGGAAATGGCTACCGAATGAAGGCTACTGGGTTCTTAATCCGGGTGTTGCCCATGGACGGCTCGTGGGCGGGCACTGTCGTTCACTGAACGCACTGCAGGGGAGCGACTATTGGCCAAGTCTTCTCGGCAGCATCGTTTGCCTTGAAGAAACTGCCGACATCACCCCGCGACATTTCGACAGGCAACTCCAATCCCTGATCTTGCAGCCGGATTTTGAAGGCGTCCGAGGAGTACTGATCGGCAGGTTTCAAGCGGCAAGCGGAATGTCAAGATCCATTCTAAAGCGCATCGTGGCGAATAAAGCCGAGCTCAAAGGCATTCCGGTTGTGGCCAATCTGGGTTTCGGCCACACAAGCCCAATTGTGACACTTCCGATTGGAGGAGAAGCCAGGATCATTGCAGAAGACGATACACCACGAATCTGGATCGACAAACATTAG
- a CDS encoding amino acid--tRNA ligase-related protein: protein MFDSHFEAAILRDDASYRLQERSLFSMPVYNPSTHYIDLTRNKYFHALLTLRHYVRAVSDYYFSVMHEGRNIDLFMLTPSISSPMGAGSDSEAIAIKFGELDSYLVDSSQFGFEPLLLNGMPMVYCYLPSMRGEDADSRHLNQFFHCEAEIRGSIGQLFPLIEGYIKALCRALSLMNNIVEKISTNPKQTRNAINSITAAAAFPRVSFDQACELLREHGGKGITELATHRRTITAEGEMRLADLLKLDTPFWITNYDRDQVPFYLKPDRRHPEKAINADLIFPPLDGGCFGGEIVGCGERQDAADELIESLARQGICPRPYEWYIELRRQPNYSTTSGFGLGIERFLAWALCRTNIRDVIAYPRLKNIMTYP from the coding sequence ATGTTCGATAGCCACTTCGAAGCCGCCATTCTGCGGGATGATGCATCGTATCGTCTTCAGGAGCGGTCGCTCTTCTCGATGCCCGTGTACAATCCCTCAACTCACTATATTGATCTGACGCGCAACAAATACTTCCACGCTCTGCTCACCCTTCGCCATTACGTTCGCGCCGTGTCTGACTACTACTTCTCGGTCATGCACGAAGGGCGAAACATAGATTTGTTTATGCTAACACCCAGCATATCGTCGCCAATGGGGGCCGGCTCAGACTCGGAGGCAATTGCTATCAAGTTTGGCGAACTCGATTCATATCTTGTCGATTCCTCTCAGTTCGGGTTCGAACCGCTCCTCTTGAACGGCATGCCGATGGTCTATTGCTACCTCCCATCTATGAGAGGGGAAGATGCCGATAGTAGGCACCTAAACCAATTCTTCCACTGTGAGGCCGAGATCCGCGGGAGCATTGGTCAATTGTTCCCGCTGATAGAAGGCTACATAAAGGCACTATGTCGTGCATTGAGTTTGATGAACAACATCGTCGAGAAGATTAGTACGAATCCGAAACAGACCAGGAATGCTATCAACTCCATCACTGCGGCGGCGGCATTTCCTCGCGTTTCCTTCGATCAGGCGTGCGAACTTCTCCGCGAGCACGGAGGAAAGGGAATTACTGAACTGGCCACGCATCGCCGAACAATTACAGCCGAAGGTGAGATGCGGCTAGCCGATCTCTTGAAGCTAGATACTCCTTTCTGGATAACCAACTATGATCGAGACCAAGTACCGTTTTATCTAAAGCCCGATCGCCGGCACCCGGAAAAAGCGATCAACGCAGACCTTATCTTCCCGCCCCTCGATGGTGGATGTTTTGGTGGTGAGATTGTGGGATGTGGCGAGCGCCAGGACGCCGCGGACGAGTTGATCGAATCGCTCGCGAGGCAAGGCATATGTCCTAGACCATATGAATGGTACATCGAACTAAGACGGCAGCCAAACTACTCTACTACGTCCGGCTTTGGCTTAGGGATAGAGAGATTTCTAGCCTGGGCCCTCTGCCGGACGAACATTCGGGATGTGATTGCCTACCCAAGACTGAAGAATATTATGACGTACCCCTAG
- a CDS encoding IS630 family transposase, with amino-acid sequence MGNDLIGLDRKARRELEQLLTDGNTAQKIAKRARIVLMTADGHGVVAMMREVGVSKTTVWRWQDYFAEAGVDGLIKGRSKPPGRKPLSAAMKLKVVEKTVKERPANATHWSVRSMAEEMGISHTSVQRIWAEHGLKPHLVRSFKISNDPDFVAKVEDIVGLYVDPPEKALVLSVDEKSQIQALDRTQPGLPLKKGRAGTMTHDYKRNGTTTLFAALDVAAGTVIGECLARHRADEFLSFLKTIDRETPAHLDLHLILDNYATHKTPAVKRWLARHKRFTLHFTPTSSSWLNLVERLFAEITRQRIRRGTFNDVTELKTAIDEWIEHRNQNPKPFKWTASAKSILAKHRRAKNALAIAGCK; translated from the coding sequence ATGGGAAACGACTTGATTGGACTTGATCGCAAGGCTCGCAGGGAACTGGAGCAACTGCTCACCGATGGGAACACGGCTCAGAAAATCGCCAAGCGAGCGAGGATCGTGCTGATGACGGCGGACGGTCATGGCGTCGTGGCGATGATGCGTGAGGTCGGGGTTTCGAAAACCACCGTCTGGCGTTGGCAGGACTACTTTGCCGAGGCCGGTGTCGATGGTCTGATCAAAGGCCGCTCCAAGCCGCCTGGCCGAAAGCCGCTCAGCGCTGCCATGAAGCTCAAGGTCGTCGAGAAGACCGTGAAGGAACGTCCCGCCAATGCCACGCACTGGAGCGTGCGATCGATGGCGGAAGAAATGGGCATCAGCCACACGAGCGTGCAGCGCATCTGGGCCGAGCACGGCCTCAAGCCGCATCTCGTGCGCAGCTTCAAGATCTCCAACGATCCCGACTTCGTCGCGAAGGTCGAGGATATCGTCGGCCTTTACGTCGATCCGCCGGAGAAGGCCCTGGTGCTCTCCGTCGATGAGAAGAGCCAAATCCAGGCACTCGACCGCACGCAGCCGGGTTTGCCCTTGAAAAAGGGCCGTGCCGGCACGATGACCCATGATTACAAGCGCAACGGCACCACAACACTCTTCGCCGCGCTCGATGTGGCGGCCGGTACCGTCATCGGCGAATGTCTGGCACGCCATCGGGCAGACGAGTTCCTGTCGTTCCTGAAAACAATCGACCGCGAGACGCCTGCACATCTCGATCTGCATCTGATCCTCGACAACTACGCCACCCACAAGACGCCGGCCGTGAAGCGCTGGTTGGCGCGACACAAACGCTTCACGCTGCACTTCACGCCGACATCCAGTTCCTGGCTCAACCTCGTCGAGCGGCTGTTCGCCGAAATCACTCGCCAGCGTATCCGGCGAGGAACCTTCAACGACGTCACCGAACTCAAAACCGCGATTGACGAGTGGATCGAGCATCGAAACCAAAACCCAAAGCCATTCAAATGGACCGCCAGCGCCAAGTCCATCCTCGCAAAGCACCGCCGAGCCAAAAACGCGCTCGCCATAGCGGGATGCAAATGA